The Paenibacillus sp. FSL W8-0426 region GAGCATAACGGATGACCTGGCCATCCTCGAAGACTTCGGACTTGCCCAACTCTCCGAAACCAGCACCACCGGCACCATACCGCTCATGGGCCCCATATACCCCAGGTTCATGTTCCTCTTGCTTGCCGCCAGCATCCGTCCCGCCCTGATGGTCTGTACCGACCTGCAAATACGCAACGCCGTCGCCGTTGTCCCATTTGACGCGATTGATGGCTCTCACCGCAGGCAACGCAGGCGAAACGGAATCGCCCACGAACAGGAACAGGGCCGGGTAATGAATGCTGCTGCGGCCATCGGCCAGACTGCCCTGCCGCTCCTGCTCCGCTGCATATGAAGCAGCGAATTGTTCAAGCTTGCGTTTGATCACGGCCGCCATCTTACTTCAGCCTTCTGCGGATGTCGTTCAGCTTGGCCGACATCGTTCTGTAGAATTGGTAGAGTTCCTCCCCGTTGGCCAGCTCCACCCGCTCGTACTCGAGCTGATCGCGGGCTTCCATATACAATGTGGCCAGATCGTCCAACTTCGCAAGCAATGGGGCGATGTCTTCGGACGCGGTCAATTCGTTGTCGCGGCGGGACGCTTTGCGCAGCAGCGTGTTCCGGTCCTTCTCCGACAAGGCGCGGAAGTTGCCGAACACCTCGTATTCCGCATAGTTGCGGCTCTTCATCAGGTTGGCGAACGGCTCCCACGCGTCTTCCTCGGGATCGCGGTCGTACACGTACAGCGCGCCTTTTTTGACGATCGTATCCGTGTAGAGCGCCTCGATGAAGCGGTCATACCACTGTTCCTCGTCCTGATGCTGGGAAAGGATGCTTTCCAGTTCGGCGACTTTGGCCGAGATGGCCTCCATCTTCGCCAGCTCTTCGCGCACGCGAACAATGAGCTGCGGCGAGCGGACCAGGTTTTCTTTGGCCATCTCTTCGTTGATGCTGCCGAAAATGTCCTTCGTGCCAACGCGCGGCAATCCTTCTGCAAGCAGGCGCTTCAGGTCGGTCGAAGCCCGCTTTACCTCGCCCAGATTTGGCGCAGAGGACGTCAAACGCATGTCATAACCGGCCAGCTTCGCATTCAAGTCGAACGGTTCTGTGGTCACCACGGCATAGCGGCTGCTGGTGTTCTCATCTTGCGTTTTGGCCGTGATGATCCGGTACCCAAGCGCTTGGTCGAATTCGGCGCGAACGCGGGCGTTGTACTGTTTAACGCGGGCATTCTCATACACATCGCCCCATGATTTCTCCGGAATCGGCGATGGCAGGTAGGTCCAGTTGTTTTTCTCGGTCTGCACCAGATGGCGACCGATTCCCTCTTTGTCCAGAATCGTGCGCTCGTAGCTCTCTTCGTAAACTTTCAGCGGGGTATAGACGAAGAGCGGTACCCCGTTCCGGGTGTTGAGCCAGAAAATCCGGTTGCGCACCTCGCTCTCCTTGACGGTAAAGTGGGATTTGCCGACCGCGTTGTTCTGATAGTTGCGGATCCCTTTGAGAATACCGGGCGCCTGCGCAGGCACCGACACGAAGCCCCAGGATGGGAAATGCAGGCTGCCCGTGCTGTTGCTCAGATTGAATACCGGCACGGCCTCATCATCCAGCTTGCCTGCGATGTGGCGTTCCACAAACTTCTCGACCGACTCGTCCTTGCCGTATTTGATGACCAGGAAGTCTTCCATGGAACGGGTGATCAGGTCGCCGAATTTCTCGGTCAGGAAGTCGGAGATGGAGCTGACGATGTCGATTTCGTTCTCCTGCACCCACTGGCTTGAATTGTCCAGCAGCTCGCGCGAGAAGTCGCGGATCAGGTCATCGGTATCGCGCTTGTCCAGCATGCTGTCCACGAGGCTCACGATATCCGGCACGCTAACAACGTTCCAATAATACGTTTTGTTGCCTTTGTGGTCGATCTGTTCCTCGCCGCGCGTGAGAATATCGCCGTTCTTGGCAAAGATCGAACTGAGGGCATTGAGCGTTTCGGTGAACACGTTGTAAATGCGGGAGTTCTCGCGGTTCAGCAATTCGTACAGATCTTCGTAGAATTCGATCAACTGATCGTTGCGCTCCACATCGGCGTGCAGCCAGTACTCATGGATTTTTGCTTCGATATACGCATTCTTTTTCTTTTCTTTCGATACAAAAGCGCTCTTGGCGTCACCCAGCTTCTCTTCGCATTGCTCCTGCGCCGCCTCGATATCGCGCGGGATGCGGAAGGCATTCTCGCGCAGCGTTTCGATGTAGGACTGGATCATCTTCAGCACGCAGAAGCCTTTCTCGGTATAGATCAGGCGGGATACATAGAAAGGCCCCTGTTCCGGATGCAAAAACATGCGGCGGATCTGGTCGGTAAATTGTCCCACGATTTCGCCGGGCAGCTGCTTCTTCGCTTTGATGTATTCCTCGCGTGCACGCGACAGGAAGTTCTGCTCCAGCTCGGTGTCCATGTTGACCACCTGATGTTTGATTACATTGTTATAGGACAGGCGCTCGCTGTTCTGATACCCCGGCAGCGGTTCGGGCACGCGCGATTCAAATGCTTTAACGACGCTTTCGAGATCGATGCCCAGCTTGCGGGCAAACTTCTCGGTATCCTCCTGGTTCGGAGCCTTCGAGAACATGGTGCTCATTTTATCGAACATGCGATAGGCCAGATACGTCGTCATCTCTTCGATCGGCAATACGGCCGAAGAAGCGCCGATGATGTTGTAATCGTAGTTGGCCGGGTACACTTTGTTCATCTGCGCGATGTTGGTGCGAATGTTGCTGATATAGTCATGGATCGCGAATTCTTCCCCAGACTGTTTCTCCTCGCTCGCCATGAAGTTGGTGATGTTCTCTGCGGTCACGTTCATGCAGTAGTCGTACGCGTTTTCCAGCAGCTTGCCCTCCGTGTTCGTAGCCGAGATCAGATGGCATAGATTAAAAGGCGGAAGCGGCGAATTGACCGTCAAAATGTTGCCGTACTTTTGCGTGAACCGCTCGCCGCGGCTGTCCACGTTCATCCAGTAATCCAGTTCCTTCAGCGCAGCGTAGCCGTTCTTGCGGATATACTCTCTCGTATGTTCGCTGAGGCTTTTGTTGGACAGGTTCACGTCAGGGGTGAACAGGTAACCGAGCGTATTGACGCGGTCGATGCCCGCCGAACCGTGGTCGCGCTCGATGATGCCGCGCACGATGTAGGAGATGTCCAGAAAACATCCGCTGCCCGTTCCGCCAGACAGCCCTGTCAGCAGAAACACCATCAGCTTTTTGTTCGTGCCCACGGACAACGTTTTGATTTTTTTGTCGATCGCCTGCACGACCTGGTTGATCTTGGTGAACAGCAGCAGCCGGCCGGCCTGGCGAACGCCTGCGGCCCCGTTCATGCCGTCCGTAATGCTGAGCTCCGGCGACAGCCAGTCCGTAATGTACGGCTCCAGCACGCTGCGGTTCTGCAGCAATCCGCCGATCTCGGCATTGGACAGCAGCACGAATTCGTTGATCGGGTCCAGCCCGATTCCTTTGTACCGTTTGGCGCGGTCCTGCTCGTTCGTTTCAAAAGCCAAAAATTCAACATTGGCCGGCTTTTCCATTTTCTTTTTGGATACCGGGTCCTGCGGCAGCTTGAACCTGCGGTTAATCTGATATTTCAAACGCAGCAGCGCATCGATTCCCGT contains the following coding sequences:
- a CDS encoding tubulin-like doman-containing protein, giving the protein MKPIVREHIQQLDVSLGGGIVSEKIRVDTIDNPILIIGLGGTGIDALLRLKYQINRRFKLPQDPVSKKKMEKPANVEFLAFETNEQDRAKRYKGIGLDPINEFVLLSNAEIGGLLQNRSVLEPYITDWLSPELSITDGMNGAAGVRQAGRLLLFTKINQVVQAIDKKIKTLSVGTNKKLMVFLLTGLSGGTGSGCFLDISYIVRGIIERDHGSAGIDRVNTLGYLFTPDVNLSNKSLSEHTREYIRKNGYAALKELDYWMNVDSRGERFTQKYGNILTVNSPLPPFNLCHLISATNTEGKLLENAYDYCMNVTAENITNFMASEEKQSGEEFAIHDYISNIRTNIAQMNKVYPANYDYNIIGASSAVLPIEEMTTYLAYRMFDKMSTMFSKAPNQEDTEKFARKLGIDLESVVKAFESRVPEPLPGYQNSERLSYNNVIKHQVVNMDTELEQNFLSRAREEYIKAKKQLPGEIVGQFTDQIRRMFLHPEQGPFYVSRLIYTEKGFCVLKMIQSYIETLRENAFRIPRDIEAAQEQCEEKLGDAKSAFVSKEKKKNAYIEAKIHEYWLHADVERNDQLIEFYEDLYELLNRENSRIYNVFTETLNALSSIFAKNGDILTRGEEQIDHKGNKTYYWNVVSVPDIVSLVDSMLDKRDTDDLIRDFSRELLDNSSQWVQENEIDIVSSISDFLTEKFGDLITRSMEDFLVIKYGKDESVEKFVERHIAGKLDDEAVPVFNLSNSTGSLHFPSWGFVSVPAQAPGILKGIRNYQNNAVGKSHFTVKESEVRNRIFWLNTRNGVPLFVYTPLKVYEESYERTILDKEGIGRHLVQTEKNNWTYLPSPIPEKSWGDVYENARVKQYNARVRAEFDQALGYRIITAKTQDENTSSRYAVVTTEPFDLNAKLAGYDMRLTSSAPNLGEVKRASTDLKRLLAEGLPRVGTKDIFGSINEEMAKENLVRSPQLIVRVREELAKMEAISAKVAELESILSQHQDEEQWYDRFIEALYTDTIVKKGALYVYDRDPEEDAWEPFANLMKSRNYAEYEVFGNFRALSEKDRNTLLRKASRRDNELTASEDIAPLLAKLDDLATLYMEARDQLEYERVELANGEELYQFYRTMSAKLNDIRRRLK